A single region of the Chionomys nivalis chromosome 5, mChiNiv1.1, whole genome shotgun sequence genome encodes:
- the LOC130874164 gene encoding alpha-1,3-mannosyl-glycoprotein 4-beta-N-acetylglucosaminyltransferase-like protein MGAT4E has product MRCSIKQCFKTSLAIILLWFFIILKVPEEIEDVQNVVMRHSSKKKPRSLEDWQTITSKYLEKIHQRRKTWLTVGITSVSRQGQGGLLDTLASLYHASSIAEQKRITVLVHLADSDSTWLRKTVLHISSLYSSQIIAGQLLLIHAPFDAYPTVNHDQNERSQGQMYSKQNVDHAFLMSFATKLSTYFLLIEDDVFCAPNFVTHIHSKVINRKPHTWVLLEFSNMGFLGKLFHNRDLPLLARFLLLFHKERPLDWLIPHFRILLDQPNPILCRPFLFYHRLARFTLENKTLTAQEKSPHGPDILPGAVFTDMRRSGVHSPQEAYTLDESFFWTYNVTTGNYWTVILNHPANLNRVQIRTGSIMDGKHILEKGQVELGYQPEGEPPNCTHFTLLGRLVQGQMDQIVLKNIGYQVSCVKLTVNANQAGGLMIRHIYLWEGDALNGAADRS; this is encoded by the exons ATGCGCTGTTCCATCAAGCAGTGCTTCAAAACCTCTCTGGCCATCATATTGCTGTGGTTCTTCATCATCCTGAAGGTGCCTGAGGAAATTGAAGACGTCCAAAATGTG GTGATGAGGCATAGCAGTAAGAAGAAGCCCAGATCCCTAGAAGACTGGCAGACCATTACCTccaaatatttggaaaaaatccaccagagaagaaaga CATGGCTGACGGTGGGGATCACCTCAGTGTCACGACAGGGTCAAGGTGGCCTCTTGGATACACTGGCCTCCCTGTACCACGCCTCCTCCATAGCTGAGCAGAAACGGATAACGGTGCTGGTTCACCTGGCAGATTCCGACTCTACCTGGCTCAGAAAAACTGTTCTCCATATTTCAAGCCTCTACAGTTCACAGATCATAGCAGGGCAATTGCTATTGATCCATGCCCCATTCGATGCCTACCCCACTGTGAATCACGACCAGAATGAGCGCTCTCAGGGGCAGATGTACTCCAAGCAGAATGTAGATCATGCCTTCCTCATGAGCTTTGCCACAAAGCTCTCTACTTACTTCCTGTTGATAGAGGACGATGTCTTTTGTGCCCCCAAttttgtcacccacattcactcAAAGGTGATCAACAGGAAGCCCCACACATGGGTGCTCTTGGAGTTCTCTAATATGGGCTTTCTCGGCAAACTTTTCCACAACAGGGACCTTCCTCTCCTGGcccgcttcctcctcctcttccacaaggAGCGACCACTCGACTGGCTGATCCCTCACTTCCGGATCCTCCTGGATCAGCCAAACCCAATCCTCTGCAGACCTTTCCTCTTCTACCACAGGTTAGCTCGCTTCACTTTGGAGAACAAGACCTTAACAGCCCAGGAGAAAAGTCCCCATGGTCCTGACATCCTCCCCGGAGCTGTGTTCACGGACATGAGGCGCTCTGGTGTTCACTCTCCCCAGGAGGCCTACACTCTGGATGAGTCCTTCTTTTGGACCTACAATGTCACTACAGGGAACTATTGGACAGTGATTTTGAACCATCCAGCGAACCTGAACAGAGTGCAGATAAGAACAGGCTCCATCATGGATGGAAAACACATTCTCGAAAAAGGACAGGTAGAGCTAGGCTACCAGCCTGAAGGTGAGCCCCCCAACTGTACCCACTTTACCCTGCTGGGCCGTCTTGTGCAAGGGCAGATGGATCAGATCGTTCTGAAAAACATTGGGTACCAAGTGAGCTGCGTGAAGCTGACGGTAAATGCCAATCAGGCCGGTGGTCTCATGATCAGGCACATCTACCTCTGGGAGGGCGATGCCTTAAACGGAGCAGCTGACCGGAGCTGA